The Salmonella enterica subsp. houtenae serovar Houten genome has a segment encoding these proteins:
- the treY gene encoding hydrolase: MIPTATYRLQFRNGMTFDRAAALVPYLKNLGISHLYASPIFTATKVSTHGYDVTDANEIEPSIGGREGFERLVAELKAQGLGLIIDIVPNHMASSLENAWWRDVLEYGKESRYARHFDIDWSRRLTLPFLGDTFDAVLENGEIAIKPDPATGKPAFAYYDNYYPLAPATWQGREAEILALTDKAAIADLHERQPWKLMSWRDAAHSLSYRRFFEVTGLVGMRVEDKTVFDDTHRLILELVRTGAVDGLRIDHIDGLADPKAYLERLRQEVGPACYITVEKILAKGEQLPDDWPVSGTTGYEFIASLAEVLVDDEQIDNLRQAYETVKGAPVDMRAELRAAKLLMVDRNFEGEFTRLLTLALSIAKELQVPQEESVVRKALRELLIAFPVYRTYGTAKGLPPTDICLLHCIVERVKTLANPPQPEALTFLSRLLTAEVPTSSLEEATQFRVRFQQLTGPLMAKSVEDTLFFRQNMGLALNEVGAEPVAHHFSIERFHHEMKTRQARQPDALSGTSTHDTKRGEDARARLYTLTEAPEQWNECLARWRQMNQTHVKFLNDGTAPKSADTWMLYQALTGVWPPTLQPQDETGLNALKTRFEAFVEKALREAKLRTDWVDSNEAYETAMLDYARHLLAPDNQTFLQDFYRSLQPFIRAGLVNSLTQTVIKLTAPGVPDIYQGSEALNFSLVDPDNRREPDFATLAQQLDQLTPGVFSREERWLNGQVNQYATAALLRLRQQNHDLFRFGEYIPLRAVGQRADKVIAYARVNHDDALIVVAPRLVFAECDGLLSQSHTGFWAGTDIIIPGQLNQRRYRNALTQERLMPGEHLALASHQGGVLVLMSD; the protein is encoded by the coding sequence ATGATCCCAACTGCAACGTATCGCCTTCAGTTTCGCAATGGCATGACCTTCGATCGCGCGGCAGCGCTGGTGCCTTACCTTAAAAATCTGGGTATCAGCCATCTTTACGCCTCACCAATCTTTACCGCCACCAAAGTGTCAACGCATGGTTATGATGTCACCGATGCGAATGAGATTGAGCCTTCTATTGGCGGGCGCGAAGGATTTGAACGACTGGTGGCCGAACTTAAAGCGCAAGGTTTGGGATTGATCATCGATATTGTGCCTAATCACATGGCCAGCTCGCTGGAAAACGCATGGTGGCGCGACGTGCTTGAATATGGCAAGGAGAGTCGTTACGCGCGCCACTTCGATATTGACTGGTCGCGCCGACTGACGCTGCCTTTTTTAGGTGACACATTTGACGCCGTGCTGGAAAACGGAGAAATTGCGATCAAGCCCGATCCCGCTACGGGTAAACCCGCGTTCGCCTATTATGATAACTATTACCCGCTTGCTCCGGCGACGTGGCAGGGGCGTGAGGCTGAAATACTGGCGCTTACCGATAAAGCCGCCATTGCCGATTTGCATGAGCGCCAGCCGTGGAAATTAATGTCCTGGCGCGATGCCGCTCACTCGCTCTCGTATCGGCGTTTCTTTGAGGTCACAGGGCTGGTAGGTATGCGGGTGGAAGATAAAACCGTCTTCGACGATACACATCGGCTGATTCTGGAGCTGGTCAGAACGGGGGCGGTTGACGGTTTACGTATCGATCATATCGACGGCCTCGCCGATCCGAAAGCCTATCTTGAGCGTTTACGCCAGGAGGTGGGGCCGGCGTGCTATATCACCGTGGAAAAAATTCTCGCTAAAGGCGAGCAACTTCCTGATGACTGGCCGGTTTCCGGCACCACAGGCTATGAATTTATCGCCTCGCTGGCGGAAGTGCTGGTTGACGATGAGCAGATAGATAATCTACGCCAGGCTTACGAGACCGTAAAAGGCGCGCCAGTGGATATGCGGGCGGAATTACGGGCGGCTAAACTGCTGATGGTCGATCGCAATTTCGAGGGGGAATTTACCCGACTGCTCACGCTGGCGTTGTCGATTGCCAAAGAGCTGCAGGTCCCCCAGGAAGAGAGCGTCGTACGAAAGGCGTTACGCGAATTATTAATTGCCTTTCCCGTATATCGTACTTACGGCACGGCAAAAGGGCTACCGCCGACCGATATTTGTCTGTTGCACTGTATTGTGGAACGGGTAAAGACGCTTGCAAACCCTCCGCAACCCGAAGCGCTTACTTTTCTAAGCCGCCTTCTTACCGCCGAGGTTCCCACCTCCAGCCTGGAGGAGGCGACACAGTTTCGCGTTCGGTTCCAACAACTCACCGGTCCGCTGATGGCGAAATCGGTAGAGGATACACTTTTCTTTCGTCAAAACATGGGGCTGGCGTTAAATGAAGTCGGCGCCGAGCCCGTCGCGCATCACTTTTCCATCGAACGCTTTCACCATGAGATGAAAACCCGACAGGCGCGACAGCCTGATGCGTTATCCGGTACGTCGACCCACGATACCAAGCGCGGCGAAGATGCGCGAGCACGCCTGTATACGCTGACCGAAGCGCCGGAACAGTGGAACGAATGTCTTGCCCGCTGGCGGCAGATGAACCAGACCCATGTCAAATTTTTGAATGATGGCACTGCGCCAAAATCGGCGGATACGTGGATGTTATATCAGGCGCTGACCGGCGTCTGGCCTCCGACGTTACAACCACAGGACGAAACAGGTTTAAACGCGCTGAAAACACGCTTTGAAGCCTTTGTGGAAAAAGCGCTACGCGAAGCGAAGCTGCGTACCGATTGGGTAGACAGTAACGAGGCTTACGAAACGGCAATGCTTGATTACGCTCGCCATTTACTGGCGCCGGATAATCAAACATTTTTGCAGGATTTTTATCGTTCCTTGCAACCCTTTATCCGCGCAGGACTGGTTAACAGCCTGACGCAGACCGTTATCAAATTAACCGCGCCGGGGGTACCTGATATCTATCAAGGGAGCGAGGCATTGAATTTTAGCCTTGTCGATCCCGATAACCGCCGCGAACCGGATTTCGCCACACTGGCGCAGCAGTTAGACCAATTGACGCCGGGCGTTTTCTCACGCGAAGAGCGTTGGCTGAACGGGCAGGTGAATCAGTATGCCACTGCCGCATTACTGCGTTTGCGTCAGCAGAATCATGATCTATTCCGTTTTGGCGAATATATACCGCTGCGGGCTGTTGGTCAGCGTGCCGACAAGGTCATCGCTTACGCCAGAGTCAATCATGATGATGCGCTGATTGTTGTTGCGCCCCGGCTGGTGTTCGCCGAATGCGACGGCTTATTGTCGCAATCTCATACCGGTTTCTGGGCTGGAACCGACATTATTATACCCGGACAGCTTAATCAGCGTCGTTATCGCAATGCGCTTACCCAAGAGAGGTTAATGCCTGGTGAACACCTGGCGTTGGCCTCACACCAGGGCGGCGTACTGGTTTTAATGAGCGACTGA
- the glgX_2 gene encoding glycogen debranching protein GlgX, whose product MTTNRAFEIRSGYNHTLGANYDGEGVNFAIFSAHAERVELCLYDPSGEHEIARLELPEYTDEIWHGYVPNLQPGALYGYRVYGPYDPENGHRFNPNKLLIDPYARELVGDIHWNDAHFAYQLLHDDKDLTFDDQDSAPFTPKCRVIDPAEANWEDRQRPSIPWSNAIIYETHVKGFTQLNSAIPEPLRGTFEGMGHKACVDYIKSLGITSVELLPVHWFPDDQHLLDKGLKNFWGYNSLGFFAPATRYYGPKGIQGVRDMVRAFHDAGVEVILDVVYNHTAEGNELGPTLSFKGIDNFSYYRTMPDQHRYYINDTGTGNTVNTSHPRVLQMVMDSLRYWAESMHVDGFRFDLGTILGREPEGFDQRGGFFDAVTQDPVLAKLKLIGEPWDIGPGGYQVGGFPPGWGEWNDKYRDTVREYWKGDNVTNDFAARLLGSGDLYDLRGRRPWSSVNFITAHDGFTLNDLVSYNDKHNEANGEDNNDGHNDNRSCNYGAEGPTDDEGINAIRERQKRNFLTTLLFSHGTPMLLAGDEFGRSQMGNNNGYCQDSEISWVHWDNLPETANALREFTRHLIQLRAAQPLLRRESWRDGLEIRWFNAGGGPQQSEQWDEGSTIGVCISRPDLQPEAGIWHDALLLFNPFEGSVPFRIPMWGEGGWILELTTADEAQQGMRITEEMDFDLAGRSIVLFRRP is encoded by the coding sequence ATGACAACAAACAGGGCTTTTGAAATCAGATCAGGGTACAACCATACGCTTGGCGCGAATTATGACGGCGAAGGCGTGAATTTCGCTATTTTTTCCGCCCATGCGGAACGCGTCGAGCTTTGCCTTTACGATCCGAGCGGGGAACATGAAATTGCCCGTCTGGAGTTACCGGAATATACCGATGAAATATGGCACGGCTATGTCCCGAATTTGCAGCCCGGCGCGCTGTATGGGTACCGCGTTTACGGCCCTTATGACCCGGAAAATGGTCATCGTTTTAACCCCAATAAGCTGCTTATTGACCCTTATGCCCGTGAGCTGGTGGGCGATATTCACTGGAACGATGCGCATTTCGCGTATCAATTACTCCATGACGATAAAGATTTGACCTTTGATGACCAGGATAGCGCGCCATTTACGCCTAAATGCCGGGTAATTGATCCGGCTGAGGCTAATTGGGAGGACAGGCAACGGCCTTCCATACCGTGGTCGAACGCCATTATTTATGAAACGCATGTAAAAGGCTTTACCCAGCTTAATTCCGCGATCCCTGAACCTCTACGCGGTACGTTTGAGGGCATGGGGCATAAAGCCTGCGTGGATTACATTAAAAGTCTGGGCATTACCTCCGTCGAACTTTTACCCGTTCACTGGTTCCCGGACGATCAGCATCTGCTCGATAAAGGACTAAAAAATTTCTGGGGATACAACTCGCTTGGCTTTTTTGCGCCGGCGACGCGCTACTATGGTCCAAAAGGTATTCAGGGCGTTCGCGATATGGTGCGCGCTTTCCATGATGCCGGCGTCGAAGTGATACTGGATGTGGTCTATAACCATACGGCAGAAGGGAATGAACTTGGTCCCACGCTGTCATTTAAAGGTATCGATAACTTCTCTTACTATCGCACCATGCCCGATCAGCATCGCTATTACATTAACGATACAGGGACAGGTAATACCGTCAATACCTCTCATCCACGGGTACTGCAAATGGTGATGGATTCCCTTCGCTATTGGGCGGAGTCAATGCATGTCGACGGCTTTCGTTTTGATTTGGGCACCATTCTTGGTCGTGAGCCGGAAGGCTTTGATCAGAGAGGCGGCTTTTTTGATGCGGTAACGCAAGACCCGGTGCTGGCAAAACTGAAACTGATTGGCGAACCCTGGGATATCGGACCGGGCGGCTATCAGGTTGGCGGTTTTCCACCAGGGTGGGGTGAATGGAATGATAAATACCGCGATACGGTACGCGAATACTGGAAAGGTGACAACGTCACAAATGATTTCGCCGCACGCCTGCTGGGTTCCGGCGATCTCTACGATTTGCGCGGCCGTCGCCCCTGGTCAAGCGTTAACTTTATTACCGCCCATGACGGCTTCACACTGAACGATCTGGTCTCTTATAACGACAAACATAATGAAGCCAATGGCGAAGATAATAATGACGGGCATAATGATAACCGCTCCTGTAACTATGGCGCAGAAGGGCCAACCGACGATGAAGGCATCAATGCGATACGCGAGCGACAGAAGCGCAATTTTCTGACCACCTTGCTTTTCTCGCACGGCACGCCGATGTTATTAGCGGGCGATGAGTTTGGCCGCAGTCAGATGGGCAATAATAATGGCTACTGTCAGGACAGTGAAATATCGTGGGTCCACTGGGATAATTTGCCGGAAACCGCCAACGCGCTACGGGAGTTTACCCGTCACCTGATCCAACTGCGCGCCGCGCAACCACTGCTGCGCCGGGAAAGCTGGCGTGACGGTCTGGAGATCCGCTGGTTTAACGCCGGGGGCGGCCCTCAGCAATCCGAACAATGGGATGAGGGATCGACGATAGGCGTATGCATTAGTCGTCCCGATCTCCAGCCGGAAGCGGGGATCTGGCATGATGCCTTACTGCTTTTCAATCCGTTTGAAGGCAGCGTACCGTTCCGTATTCCGATGTGGGGAGAAGGCGGCTGGATACTTGAACTGACGACTGCCGATGAGGCGCAGCAGGGAATGCGGATTACCGAAGAAATGGATTTCGATCTGGCCGGGCGCAGCATCGTGTTATTCAGACGCCCCTGA
- the patB gene encoding aminotransferase — MDFSQIINRNNTGSVKWDFIERHFGDGAGKLLPMWVSDFDFACPPEVQTALHQRVEHGVFGYSERDEAYFNALLHWFSSRHQLTLKQEWVCSVEGVVPGLALLVQMLTHPGDGVVVQGPYYGSFAKIITLNGRKLLENPLSESPDEGYQMDFCQLERLFRHERPPLMILCNPHNPTGRCWSANELEQLLLLCETYDVTLISDEIWADLLLPGETFTSVLHLGERWHKRVISATAASKTFGLSSLRISNFLIPDPTLRQRFLSRLDAHGLDVFNALSVQAATTAWNESRQWLDSLLDYLAENRRWFVEQAAVHLPWARIVPAQGTYLLWMDCKKLGLDDEQLKWVMADVAGIAPSMGSGFGPAGSGFIRLNLGCPRTYLEIAMDGLKRIAVKAIKGAPTGG; from the coding sequence ATGGATTTTAGCCAGATTATCAATCGCAACAATACTGGTTCGGTAAAGTGGGATTTTATTGAGCGTCACTTTGGCGACGGCGCTGGAAAACTGCTGCCGATGTGGGTTTCTGATTTCGATTTTGCCTGCCCGCCTGAGGTTCAGACGGCATTGCATCAGCGAGTCGAGCACGGCGTATTTGGCTATAGCGAACGTGATGAGGCATACTTTAACGCCCTGCTTCACTGGTTTTCGTCACGCCACCAGCTCACGTTAAAACAGGAATGGGTATGCAGCGTGGAAGGCGTCGTACCAGGGCTGGCGCTCTTAGTGCAGATGTTGACGCATCCAGGTGACGGCGTGGTAGTACAGGGGCCGTACTACGGCTCCTTCGCCAAAATCATTACGCTTAATGGTAGAAAACTGCTGGAGAATCCCCTTAGCGAGTCGCCGGACGAAGGCTACCAGATGGATTTTTGCCAGTTAGAACGGCTGTTTCGTCATGAGCGCCCTCCGCTGATGATTTTGTGTAATCCGCATAATCCAACCGGGCGTTGCTGGTCGGCCAACGAACTGGAGCAACTGCTTTTATTATGTGAGACTTATGATGTCACTCTCATCTCGGATGAGATATGGGCCGATCTATTGCTGCCCGGCGAAACCTTTACCTCGGTACTGCATTTAGGGGAGCGCTGGCATAAACGGGTCATCTCCGCCACTGCGGCCAGCAAAACGTTTGGCTTATCGTCGCTGCGAATTTCTAATTTTCTCATTCCCGATCCTACGCTTCGCCAGCGATTCTTATCTCGTCTGGACGCTCATGGACTGGACGTCTTTAATGCCCTCTCCGTTCAGGCGGCGACTACCGCCTGGAATGAAAGCAGACAATGGCTGGATTCGCTACTGGATTACCTGGCGGAAAACCGCCGCTGGTTTGTTGAACAGGCAGCAGTACATCTCCCCTGGGCACGAATTGTCCCGGCGCAGGGAACCTATTTATTATGGATGGATTGTAAAAAACTGGGACTGGATGACGAACAGCTAAAATGGGTGATGGCGGATGTCGCGGGGATCGCCCCTTCAATGGGCAGCGGCTTTGGTCCGGCGGGCAGCGGATTTATCCGTTTAAATCTGGGATGTCCCCGCACCTACCTTGAAATAGCCATGGACGGCCTGAAGCGAATAGCGGTAAAGGCAATCAAAGGAGCACCAACAGGCGGATGA
- the nhaC gene encoding sodium/proton antiporter: MSASQNKKKTLSLGLALIPVISMLLLLIIGYGIMGLRIEPLLLCSAAVAAGIAWWQGYGWEDIINSVVDKLAKAMPVIMILICVGGLIGTWMFSGTIPYMVYWGLKLISPEYILIAAFFLTSVVSVCTGTSWGSAGTVGVALMGVAAGLDVSLAAAAGAVVSGAYFGDKISPLSDSTNFAAIVADTTLFEHIQHLLWTTLPSFLLAAVVYLIAGHSNMLGEVATPQRVTDIIHSLESLYHFNIVLILPLVIVLWGAIRKKPVIPLMLSACVFALFLGVIMQGLDAFIDGFDIAMFPQGAEGVVADVPRLLNRGGMFSMMGTILLVFCAFSFAGALTLTGALTIIINRLLTIIHSVGQLIAATIGTTILVTGATSDGKLALLVPAELFKDAYRRMGLDTKNLSRTIEDAGTVIEPLLPWTSAGVYMATTLGVSTLDLLPWAIQCYAAIFFALIYGFSGVGIARTAPASEKSPQSSVTE; the protein is encoded by the coding sequence ATGAGTGCATCACAAAACAAGAAAAAAACGCTGTCATTGGGTTTAGCGCTAATCCCAGTCATCTCCATGTTGTTATTGTTGATTATCGGTTACGGCATCATGGGGTTACGTATCGAACCACTCCTTCTGTGCTCTGCGGCGGTAGCGGCTGGCATTGCGTGGTGGCAAGGATACGGTTGGGAAGACATCATCAACTCGGTAGTGGATAAACTGGCAAAAGCGATGCCGGTTATCATGATTTTAATCTGTGTAGGCGGTTTGATTGGCACCTGGATGTTTAGCGGCACCATTCCCTACATGGTGTACTGGGGACTAAAACTGATAAGTCCGGAATATATTTTGATTGCGGCCTTCTTTTTAACCAGCGTGGTCTCCGTCTGTACCGGCACATCGTGGGGTTCCGCCGGGACGGTTGGCGTTGCGTTAATGGGGGTTGCCGCCGGGCTGGACGTGTCGCTTGCGGCGGCAGCCGGCGCCGTCGTTTCTGGGGCTTATTTCGGCGACAAAATCTCACCGTTGTCCGACTCGACTAACTTTGCCGCGATTGTCGCAGATACTACCCTGTTTGAGCATATTCAGCATTTACTTTGGACGACCCTGCCAAGTTTCCTGCTTGCCGCCGTGGTTTATCTTATCGCCGGACACAGTAATATGCTGGGCGAGGTGGCCACGCCGCAGCGCGTTACCGACATCATCCACTCGCTGGAGTCGCTATACCATTTTAATATTGTTCTTATTTTGCCGCTGGTGATCGTACTGTGGGGCGCAATTCGCAAGAAGCCTGTCATCCCATTAATGTTAAGCGCCTGCGTATTTGCCTTGTTCCTCGGCGTCATCATGCAGGGACTGGACGCTTTCATTGATGGATTTGATATCGCCATGTTCCCACAAGGCGCTGAAGGCGTCGTGGCAGATGTTCCACGCCTGTTAAACCGGGGCGGAATGTTCTCGATGATGGGAACAATACTGTTAGTTTTCTGCGCTTTTTCATTTGCCGGAGCGCTAACGTTAACCGGCGCGTTAACGATCATCATTAACCGGCTGTTGACCATTATTCATAGCGTTGGTCAGCTAATTGCCGCCACTATCGGCACCACGATTTTGGTCACAGGAGCGACCAGCGACGGTAAATTGGCATTGTTAGTTCCCGCCGAACTGTTTAAAGATGCCTATCGTCGCATGGGACTGGATACTAAAAACCTTTCACGTACGATAGAAGATGCCGGTACCGTTATCGAACCTCTCCTGCCGTGGACCTCGGCTGGCGTCTACATGGCGACCACGCTGGGCGTGAGCACGCTTGATCTTCTGCCCTGGGCTATCCAGTGCTATGCGGCGATCTTCTTCGCATTAATTTATGGTTTTAGCGGAGTTGGTATTGCCAGAACCGCACCCGCCTCAGAAAAGTCGCCGCAATCGTCAGTGACGGAATAA
- the galS_2 gene encoding transcriptional regulator, translating to MATIKDVASLAGVSTATVSRVINQTAWVEPVTRERVEKAMRDLNYRRNAAAIALAKRSGDMLGLLTGNLADPFFARLARGVEEVSRKQQYRLMVCSGGHDEEMEKAGLDFLVNQGCEAIVVHASRLPDKELLRYAAHFPALVIVNRYIAGMANRCIWLENRSAAREATRYLLANGHRRIACVTSDLPIIDRQERLDGYRQALEEYGISPDPRWVISVPFNEEGGERAAHQLINSGLPLTAAVTFNDGMAAGIMRILHQRGVRLPQQLSIVGFDDVVLARYLYPALTTMHYPVEQMARCAALLAIQLYQGITPPPSSNRFNAELVIRDSVAPSFSR from the coding sequence ATGGCGACAATAAAGGATGTTGCATCCCTGGCCGGTGTATCAACCGCGACTGTATCACGCGTCATTAACCAGACCGCGTGGGTTGAACCCGTCACACGCGAACGTGTAGAGAAAGCCATGCGCGATCTCAATTATCGCCGAAATGCCGCCGCTATCGCGCTGGCGAAACGCAGCGGCGATATGCTCGGATTGTTAACGGGCAATCTGGCCGATCCTTTTTTTGCCCGCCTTGCTCGTGGCGTAGAAGAAGTTTCTCGTAAGCAGCAGTATCGCTTGATGGTATGTAGCGGCGGCCACGACGAAGAAATGGAAAAAGCGGGACTGGATTTTCTGGTTAATCAAGGCTGTGAGGCTATTGTTGTACACGCCAGTCGCTTACCGGATAAAGAGCTGCTGCGCTACGCAGCCCACTTTCCGGCGCTGGTTATTGTTAATCGTTATATCGCCGGTATGGCCAACCGTTGTATCTGGCTGGAAAATCGCAGCGCCGCCAGGGAAGCGACCCGATATCTCTTAGCGAACGGGCATCGGCGCATTGCCTGTGTGACATCTGACTTGCCCATTATCGATCGTCAGGAACGTCTTGATGGTTACCGCCAGGCGCTGGAAGAATATGGTATTTCTCCAGACCCTCGCTGGGTGATTAGCGTTCCGTTTAACGAAGAAGGCGGCGAGCGGGCCGCGCATCAGCTTATTAATAGCGGCCTTCCCCTTACGGCAGCGGTCACGTTTAACGATGGTATGGCCGCTGGCATTATGCGTATTCTTCATCAACGCGGCGTTCGCCTTCCGCAACAGCTCTCTATTGTCGGCTTTGATGATGTGGTGCTGGCCCGGTATCTCTATCCGGCATTAACGACTATGCATTATCCGGTCGAACAAATGGCGCGTTGTGCGGCGCTACTGGCGATACAGTTATACCAGGGTATTACGCCACCGCCCAGCAGTAACCGTTTCAATGCTGAGCTGGTGATCCGCGATTCTGTCGCGCCCTCTTTTTCACGGTGA
- a CDS encoding Domain of uncharacterised function DUF29, translating to MRSIYTSDYYGWTQQQAELLRAGKLGDLDVNNLLEELESMGGSERRELESRLEVLFMHLLKWTYQPNFRGKSWTLTIKEQRRKIARRLEKSPSLKRELSEMAVESYGDAILSAARETGLDEENFPPEMPWTLADALREDFMPE from the coding sequence ATGCGGAGTATCTACACCAGCGATTATTACGGATGGACACAGCAACAGGCGGAGTTACTGCGCGCCGGAAAACTGGGGGATCTGGATGTGAATAATTTATTAGAGGAACTGGAATCGATGGGCGGTTCAGAACGCAGGGAGCTTGAGTCACGTTTAGAGGTGTTATTTATGCACCTGTTAAAATGGACGTACCAGCCTAATTTCCGGGGCAAGAGCTGGACGCTCACAATTAAAGAGCAGCGCAGGAAAATTGCGCGCCGTCTGGAAAAAAGTCCGTCATTAAAACGTGAGCTGTCGGAAATGGCCGTCGAATCCTACGGCGACGCCATTTTATCTGCAGCGCGTGAAACGGGTCTGGATGAAGAGAATTTCCCGCCAGAAATGCCATGGACGCTCGCTGATGCGCTGCGTGAGGATTTCATGCCTGAATGA
- the mkaC_2 gene encoding LysR family transcriptional regulator: MNLFSSTKLKYFIAVMEEGSVSKACEKINISRTPLSRAISDLEFCLGFELFTRSKNGMIPNQCGIKLYNRANPLYSELLKIENDLKNEINKTSLRIAITTEIPDSILSYLMNALNKNNINFNMHSIDLVHNDYSALQNFHDIIITEGNEPPTLNVTEFIIFDIFMITSNSFPKKMSNNFTVFHEFSKDEKNISIHKYFPYPTKMQPFIYNDIVSIMEEIKNGDGILISTAPFVKIIKNNDTDFKITKISTKKLFLETKAKTKEINKIISSIVDSFKDLNYKDSNNDLYN, from the coding sequence ATGAATTTATTCAGTTCAACAAAACTCAAATACTTTATTGCTGTTATGGAAGAAGGAAGTGTTAGCAAAGCTTGCGAGAAAATAAATATATCCCGCACACCATTGAGTAGAGCTATTTCTGACCTTGAGTTCTGCCTTGGTTTTGAACTCTTTACCAGAAGTAAAAATGGTATGATACCTAATCAATGCGGAATAAAACTGTATAACAGAGCTAATCCGTTATATTCTGAGTTGTTAAAAATAGAAAATGATCTTAAAAATGAAATAAACAAAACATCGTTAAGAATTGCAATTACAACTGAAATACCTGATTCCATCCTTAGCTATTTAATGAACGCACTAAATAAAAATAATATTAATTTTAACATGCATAGCATAGATCTCGTCCACAATGATTATAGCGCATTACAAAATTTTCATGATATTATCATAACTGAGGGAAATGAGCCCCCCACTTTAAATGTAACCGAATTCATTATTTTTGATATTTTCATGATAACATCAAATAGCTTTCCAAAAAAAATGAGTAACAACTTTACTGTGTTTCATGAATTTTCAAAAGATGAAAAAAACATCTCTATCCATAAATATTTTCCGTATCCAACTAAAATGCAACCATTCATATATAATGATATTGTCAGCATCATGGAGGAAATTAAAAATGGTGATGGCATACTCATATCCACTGCACCATTTGTAAAAATTATAAAAAATAATGACACCGATTTTAAAATCACAAAAATATCCACAAAGAAACTATTTTTAGAAACAAAGGCAAAAACAAAAGAAATTAATAAAATAATAAGTTCCATTGTAGACTCCTTTAAAGATCTCAATTATAAAGATAGCAACAATGATCTATATAACTGA